Genomic DNA from Vigna radiata var. radiata cultivar VC1973A unplaced genomic scaffold, Vradiata_ver6 scaffold_553, whole genome shotgun sequence:
GCTGCTGCAACTCTACGCCGACATGATTCTGTTGCTCGGAAGAAACAAGAAAATCGACATGGCGGAGGAGCTGTTCTCTGAAGTTTTGGAGAAGGGACTGAAACCGGACACGAGGATATGCGGTGAGATGATTGGGGCGTATTTGCAAGCTGGGATGACGGAGAAGGCGATAGAGATATACGGGTCCATGAAAGAATGGGGTTGTACCCCCGATAAGTTCATTTTCACCGTACTTATCACAAATTTAGAAAGAAACGAAcgacaacaacatcaacaactgGTAGAGTCTCTCAAACAAGACTGTCTTCACTATGTGGAGTTCCCTGATAAATTCCTTCAACAACTTCAAGAAGATAAAGTGAGATTATGCATATGCACGTCATTCGtgggcattttttttttatgaataataatagtaataataatgtgttttttcttttgtgttcaGCCAAGAAAGAGACGTGTCGATCTTGTGTGAAATTTTGCAGCTTTTGCTTCAGGGTGGTGTTGTTGGCTCTTGTTTACACAAAATTAAACTTGAGTTGAAATTTCATGTTACGGTGATTATTATATGCTCATGGCATGTAAAAAGTAGACTTGTATCTCATAAATCTGATTATGCTTTCACGAGTTATTG
This window encodes:
- the LOC106752889 gene encoding pentatricopeptide repeat-containing protein At1g20300, mitochondrial-like, which gives rise to LQLYADMILLLGRNKKIDMAEELFSEVLEKGLKPDTRICGEMIGAYLQAGMTEKAIEIYGSMKEWGCTPDKFIFTVLITNLERNERQQHQQLVESLKQDCLHYVEFPDKFLQQLQEDKPRKRRVDLV